A DNA window from Plasmodium vinckei vinckei genome assembly, chromosome: PVVCY_10 contains the following coding sequences:
- a CDS encoding ubiquitin fusion degradation protein UFD1, putative yields the protein MWSFNNLNNFLGNDFLNISEPFTEEYTCYPVSFIGKDDMENGNKIILPQTALNALARRHISWPMLFEVSNPYTEKRTHSGVLEFISDEGTCHMPYWMMQQLCLKEGDIVRVTSVSLPKGTFVKLKPCSKDFMELSNHRTVLETALRNYATLTIGDNIVIHYLGKTYEIKIVDLKPAFACTIIETDVEVEFEEPFEKVQYVEEVIPVEESKFKGKGQRTDGKACKNLKKEKVRQKVIENPEPWKEKLVGGVRTKCAEYEDLLKKGRIPGIIGKFIERKP from the exons ATG tggagttttaataatttaaacaattttttgggaaatgattttttaaatatatctgAGCCCTTTACTGAAGAATATACATGCTATCCGGTATCTTTTATTGGAAAAGATGATATGGAAAATGGAAACAAAA tTATATTGCCACAAACTGCCTTGAACGCATTGGCTAGAAGACACATATCATGGCCCATGTTATTTGAAGTGTCCAATCCATATACg GAAAAGAGAACTCACAGTGGTGTTCTTGAATTCATTTCCGATGAAGGAACATGCCACATGCCATATTGG ATGATGCAACAATTATGCCTAAAAGAAGGAGATATAGTGAGGGTTACAAGTGTAAGTCTACCTAAAGGTACCTTTGTCAAGTTGAAACCCTGTTCTAAGGATTTTATGGAATTATCTAATCATCGAACTGT ttTAGAAACAGCTTTAAGAAATTATGCAACACTAACTATTGGTGATAATATTGTGATACATTATTTGGGAAAGACTtatgaaattaaaattgtg gATTTAAAACCAGCTTTTGCTTGTACTATTATTGAGACTGATGTTGAAGTAGAGTTTGAGGAACCATTTGAGA AGGTGCAATATGTAGAAGAAGTCATACCCGTTGAGGAAAGT AAATTCAAAGGGAAAGGGCAAAGAACCGATGGAAAAGCTTGTAAAAAtcttaaaaaagaaaaagtaCGACAAAAAGTTATTGAAAATCCTGAACCATGGAAAGAGAAACTTGTTGGCGGTGTTAGG acCAAATGTGCTGAATATGAAGATCTACTAAAAAAAGGACGTATTCCTGGAATAATAGGAAAATTTATAGAAAGGAAgccttaa
- a CDS encoding DNA replication licensing factor MCM2, putative DNA replication licensing factor MCM2 gives MDDKKKLDDELESSKYDIDEEDLLDDEGRLNEEERQAELEGSDLFEEDDGFVFGEEDEKKEIQKLRNLGLDNDEYDEDFIDDEVDYEDNLKARRAAERNIQLQRKQEGRYQKNKFWKALENHLGDDEEEDIFDKVAEKVAKRRENLHLSSDETDIPDLSNLESAKICLSVNPKDVIFDERYQQAADTCFRYFLHRFSLKDSMGLNAGQSPHLEDNETENMNDLNQYYIGKIEKMILNDKHTLIVSAKHLIQFHCENLVQWIEFKPEQILEVLHECLMVEAYRISPKLYKGRICKVVLKDWPYSTQLRNLRCTELNTLIKVTGVCIKRGYVLPKLRVMYLKCNSCDTTLSEVPIYFSDGKKPVLPRRCPHCQSATFSVDRIKTAYTDYQKITLQESPNSVPAGRAPRQREVVVTGDLVDKVKPGEEVEVLGIYKTKYDIGLNIKYGFPILQTEIEANNIERKEDIQLSELTDDDIKDIIKLSKDPNIRERIITSIAPAIWGHKDIKTSIAYALFGGVQKGGDKNNAKSNESSNFGIQNKDILNNFKGGHTIRGDINVLLLGDPGLGKSQVLQYIHKTNLRTIYTTGKGASAVGLTAGVRKDHTTNEWTLEGGALVLADEGICIIDEFDKMTDKDRVSIHEAMEQQSISISKAGIVTTLRARCAVIAAANPIYGRYDPTLTFKENVDLSDPILSRFDLITVLRDIPNVDEDFYLAEYVVTNHQLNHPKIENTQNYQKRIENLKNVIVSSSAYEPIPQDLLQKYIIYARTNCKPSLSDVPYAEISAKLSNFYSRVRQKASASGGYPLTLRHIESVIRIAEANAKMRLSQQIVSKDVDYAIATLLESYVSCQRFAVAKQLSKEFARYRALFRGGHEVLCELVRRAMQQTIQRENLKNASARDFQNDTESGTENETEFLNPNNVFLPLNIFMKTAMQNKFSEYQIVNWMKSKVFNEHYSVIKRDNVEGIISKKFKV, from the exons ATGGAT gataaaaaaaagctaGATGATGAATTAGAGTCCAGCAAGTATGACATTGATGAAGAAGATCTCCTCGATGATGAAGGGAGATtaaatgaagaagaaaGGCAAGCAGAATTAGAAGGATCCGATTTATTTGAAGAAGATGATGGGTTTGTTTTTGGAGAagaagatgaaaaaaaagaaattcaAAAACTTCGAAACCTTGGATTAGATAATGATGAATATGATGAGGATTTTATTGATGATGAAGTAGATTATGaagataatttaaaagCAAGAAGAGCTGCTGAAAGGAATATACAATTGCAAAGAAAACAAGAAGGAcgatatcaaaaaaataaattttggaAAGCTCTAGAAAATCATTTAGGAgatgatgaagaagaagataTTTTCGATAAAGTTGCTGAAAAGGTTGCGAAACGAAGAGAAAATCTTCATTTATCATCAGATGAAACAGATATACCAGACTTATCAAATTTAGAAAGtgcaaaaatatgtttatcaGTTAATCCAAAAGATGTTATATTTGATGAAAGATATCAGCAAGCTGCAGATACATGCTTtcgttattttttacatcgattttcattaaaagaTTCAATGGGTTTAAATGCTGGGCAATCACCACATTTAGAAGATAATGAAACtgaaaatatgaatgaTTTGAATCAATACTATATTGGAAAAATTgagaaaatgatattaaatgataaacATACATTAATTGTATCAGCAAAACATTTAATTCAATTTCATTGTGAAAATTTGGTTCAATGGATCGAATTTAAACCTGAACAAATTTTAGAGGTTTTACATGAATGTTTAATGGTTGAAGCTTATAGAATATCTcctaaattatataaaggaAGGATATGTAAAGTTGTATTAAAGGATTGGCCTTATTCGACACAATTAAGAAATTTAAGATGTACCGAATTAAATACATTAATTAAAGTAACAGGAGTGTGTATTAAAAGAGGGTATGTGTTACCAAAGTTAAGAGTCatgtatttaaaatgtaATTCTTGTGATACTACTTTATCAGAAGTacctatatatttttcagaTGGAAAAAAACCTGTATTGCCTCGAAGATGCCCACATTGTCAATCTGCTACATTTTCTGTTGATAGAATTAAAACTGCATATACtgattatcaaaaaattacTTTACAAGAATCTCCAAACTCTGTACCAGCTGGTAGAGCACCTAGACAAAGAGAAGTTGTAGTTACTGGTGATTTAGTAGATAAAGTTAAACCAGGTGAAGAAGTTGAAGTTTtaggtatatataaaacaaaatatgatattGGATTAAATATCAAATATGGGTTTCCAATATTACAAACAGAAATTGAAgctaataatattgaaagAAAAGAAGATATACAATTAAGCGAGTTAACCGACGATGATATTAaagatattattaaattatcaaaAGATCCAAACATAAGAGAAAGAATTATTACATCTATTGCACCCGCTATTTGGGGACATAAAGATATTAAAACATCTATTGCATATGCATTATTTGGGGGGGTTCAAAAAGGAGgcgataaaaataatgcaaaAAGTAATGAATCTAGTAATTTTggtatacaaaataaagatatattaaataattttaaaggAGGGCATACTATAAGAGGTGATATTAATGTATTATTGTTAGGAGATCCTGGTTTAGGAAAATCTCAAGTAttacaatatatacataaaacaaatttaagaACAATTTATACAACAGGTAAAGGTGCTTCTGCTGTTGGTTTAACTGCAGGTGTAAGAAAAGATCATACAACTAATGAATGGACATTAGAAGGAGGAGCATTAGTTTTAGCAGATGAAGgaatatgtattattgACGAATTTGATAAAATGACAGATAAAGATAGAGTTAGTATACATGAAGCAATGGAACAGCAATCTATTTCTATTTCTAAAGCAGGTATTGTTACAACATTAAGAGCTAGATGCGCAGTTATTGCAGCTGCAAATCCTATCTATGGTCGATATGATCCTACACTAActtttaaagaaaatgtcGATTTATCCGACCCAATTTTAAGTAGATTTGATTTAATTACTGTTTTAAGAGATATACCTAATGTTGATGAAGATTTTTATTTAGCTGAATATGTTGTTACTAATCATCAACTAAATCACccaaaaattgaaaatactcaaaattatcaaaaaagaatagaaaatttaaaaaatgtaattgTTTCTTCTTCTGCATATGAACCTATACCACAAgatttattacaaaaatacattatttatgcTCGAACTAATTGTAAACCTAGCTTATCAGATGTCCCATATGCAGAAATTAGTGCAAAGTTATCAAATTTTTACAGTAGAGTAAGACAAAAAGCTAGCGCATCTGGTGGTTATCCATTAACATTAAGACATATCGAAAGTGTTATCAGAATTGCTGAAGCAAATGCTAAAATGAGATTGTCTCAACAAATTGTTTCAAAAGATGTGGATTATGCTATTGCAACTTTATTAGAATCATATGTTTCATGCCAAAGATTTGCAGTAGCAAAGCAATTGAGCAAAGAATTTGCTAGGTATAGAGCATTGTTTAGAGGTGGTCATGAAGTTTTATGTGAACTCGTTAGAAGAGCTATGCAACAAACTATTCAAAGagaaaatttgaaaaatgcaTCTGCCAGAGATTTTCAAAATGATACAGAATCGGGTACAGAAAATGAAACAGAATTTCTGAACCCtaataatgtatttttaccacttaatatttttatgaaaacaGCTATGCAAAATAAGTTCTCTGAATATCAGATTGTCAATTGGATGAAATCGAAAGTTTTTAACGAGCACTATTCGGTTATAAAAAGAGACAATGTTGAGGGAATAATAAGTAAAAAGTTTAAAGTTTAA